The following coding sequences lie in one Fusobacterium sp. FSA-380-WT-3A genomic window:
- a CDS encoding ABC transporter ATP-binding protein (Members of the family are the ATP-binding subunit of ABC transporters for substrates such as betaine, L-proline or other amino acids, choline, carnitine, etc. The substrate specificity is best determined from the substrate-binding subunit, rather than this subunit, as it interacts with the permease subunit and not with substrate directly.), giving the protein MIEFKNITKNFKGNQVLKGINLKIETGEFVAIIGESGCGKTTLLKMINLLIEPSSGEILIDNEDITKYNVIDLRRRIGYVIQQTGLFPHMTIKENIEIIPKLQKVDKKILDEKTNNTMSMVGLDPEKYLNRYPTELSGGQQQRVGVARAFVTDPEIILMDEPFSALDPITRSDLQDELVSLHSNLKKTIVFVTHDMDEAVKVADKICIMKNGKILQYDTPENILKNPVDDYVSNFVGKNRIWASPEFIKVRDIMIERPITTTKNSTIIQCMEKMRQNKIDSLPIIDIKTRKILGIVKPKDIRRQEDRTLRAETVMEKEFPKLHLDENIISALKIVNESHSSAVPVVDDDGILRGLITKSSLVTTLSQQYIDVEVD; this is encoded by the coding sequence GTGATAGAATTTAAAAATATAACAAAAAATTTTAAAGGAAACCAAGTTTTAAAAGGGATTAATTTAAAAATAGAAACAGGTGAATTTGTTGCTATAATTGGAGAAAGTGGTTGTGGAAAAACAACTCTTTTAAAAATGATTAATCTCTTGATTGAACCATCTTCTGGAGAAATATTGATAGATAATGAAGACATAACAAAATATAACGTTATAGACCTTAGAAGAAGAATAGGATATGTTATACAACAAACAGGATTATTTCCTCATATGACTATAAAAGAAAATATAGAAATAATTCCAAAACTTCAAAAGGTTGATAAAAAAATATTAGATGAAAAAACAAATAATACAATGAGTATGGTGGGATTAGATCCTGAAAAATATCTAAATAGATATCCAACAGAATTAAGTGGAGGGCAACAACAAAGAGTAGGAGTAGCTAGAGCTTTTGTAACTGACCCAGAAATTATTTTAATGGATGAACCTTTTTCAGCATTAGATCCTATTACAAGGTCAGATTTACAAGATGAACTTGTAAGTTTACATTCAAATTTAAAAAAGACTATAGTATTTGTAACTCATGATATGGACGAAGCTGTAAAAGTAGCAGATAAAATATGTATTATGAAAAATGGAAAAATCTTACAATATGATACTCCAGAAAATATTTTAAAAAATCCTGTTGATGATTATGTTTCTAATTTTGTTGGAAAAAATAGAATTTGGGCTTCTCCTGAATTTATAAAAGTTAGAGACATTATGATAGAAAGACCAATTACTACTACAAAAAATTCTACTATAATTCAATGTATGGAAAAAATGCGTCAAAATAAAATTGATAGCCTTCCTATTATTGATATAAAAACTAGAAAGATATTAGGAATTGTAAAACCAAAAGATATTAGAAGGCAAGAAGATAGAACTTTAAGAGCTGAAACTGTTATGGAGAAAGAATTTCCAAAATTACATTTAGATGAAAATATAATATCAGCTTTAAAAATAGTCAATGAAAGTCATTCTTCAGCAGTACCAGTTGTAGATGATGATGGAATACTAAGAGGATTAATAACTAAAAGTAGTTTAGTTACTACTCTTAGTCAACAATATATAGATGTAGAGGTGGACTAA
- a CDS encoding Cof-type HAD-IIB family hydrolase — MEKQYKMIITDLDDTLLNSQKKISKIDLEAIFKAQENGVKFVLCSGRPTFAMKSLAKEVKADEYGSYIISFNGSIINDFKNNKNLFESSLEKEDLHLLYDFSKKYNTHILTYINDEIISETDSEYIDVEVDLTKMPHRKVKSFKEFVNQGAVKCMLLAEPSYLKEVEVELKKEYGDKYSIAISKPFFLEVTKLGIDKGVAVKKLANTLNIPIDEVIAVGDSFNDLPMLKASGFSIAVENANPEIKKQVDFITKSNDEGGMAYLIEKFIFNRD; from the coding sequence ATGGAAAAACAATATAAAATGATTATTACAGATTTAGATGATACTCTTTTAAATTCTCAAAAGAAAATATCAAAAATTGATTTAGAGGCAATTTTTAAAGCTCAAGAAAATGGAGTTAAATTTGTTCTTTGTTCTGGAAGACCAACTTTTGCTATGAAATCTTTAGCCAAAGAGGTTAAAGCTGATGAATATGGAAGTTATATTATATCTTTTAATGGTTCAATAATAAATGATTTTAAAAATAATAAAAATCTTTTTGAATCTTCTTTAGAGAAAGAAGATTTACATTTATTGTATGATTTTTCTAAAAAATATAATACTCATATCCTTACATATATCAATGATGAAATTATATCTGAAACAGATAGTGAATATATAGATGTAGAAGTTGATTTAACAAAAATGCCACATAGAAAAGTAAAAAGTTTCAAAGAGTTTGTTAATCAAGGAGCTGTAAAATGTATGCTACTTGCTGAACCATCTTATTTAAAAGAAGTAGAAGTAGAATTAAAAAAAGAATATGGAGATAAATATAGTATAGCTATTTCTAAACCATTTTTCTTAGAAGTTACTAAATTAGGAATTGATAAAGGTGTAGCTGTAAAAAAATTGGCTAATACTTTAAATATTCCTATTGATGAAGTTATAGCTGTTGGAGATTCTTTCAATGATTTGCCAATGTTGAAAGCTAGTGGATTCTCTATAGCTGTAGAAAATGCTAATCCGGAAATAAAAAAACAAGTTGATTTTATAACAAAATCAAATGATGAGGGTGGAATGGCTTACTTAATAGAAAAGTTTATTTTTAATAGAGATTAA
- a CDS encoding glycerate kinase, protein MKIVLAPDSFKESMTAKEVCIALEKGLKKGNPNIDCIFAPMADGGEGTTQSLVDATNGKFYEVYVTNPLGEKIKSNFGILGDSNTAIIEMASASGIELIPREKRNPLITTTYGTGELIKGALDKGVSTILIGIGGSATNDGGAGMIQALGGKLLDKNGEEIGFGGGELSKLEKIDLSGIDKRLKNVKIIVVCDVQNPLIGPNGASHIFGKQKGANKNERILLDNNLKHFSQIIKRDLGKDIENISGAGAAGGLGGGLIAFLNSELRKGVDIVIEYSKLEEKLKDADLVITGEGCIDGQTRFGKTPYGVAKLSQKYNIPVIGIAGSVGKDIDVLYECGFNSIFSILPRIETLEEAIKNGKTNMEYIGENIGRLISIYKK, encoded by the coding sequence ATGAAGATAGTATTAGCACCAGATTCTTTTAAAGAAAGTATGACTGCAAAAGAAGTATGTATAGCTTTAGAAAAAGGATTAAAAAAAGGAAATCCTAATATAGATTGTATTTTTGCTCCTATGGCTGATGGTGGAGAAGGAACAACTCAATCATTAGTAGATGCTACTAATGGAAAATTTTATGAGGTTTATGTAACAAATCCTTTAGGAGAAAAAATAAAAAGTAATTTCGGAATATTAGGAGATAGTAATACAGCTATTATTGAAATGGCTTCAGCTAGTGGAATAGAATTAATCCCTAGAGAAAAAAGAAATCCTTTGATTACTACAACTTATGGGACAGGAGAGCTTATAAAAGGAGCTTTGGATAAAGGAGTTTCTACAATTTTAATTGGAATAGGTGGTAGTGCTACTAATGATGGTGGAGCTGGAATGATTCAGGCTCTTGGAGGAAAACTTTTAGATAAAAACGGAGAAGAAATAGGTTTTGGTGGTGGAGAACTTTCAAAATTAGAAAAAATAGATTTATCAGGTATTGATAAAAGATTAAAAAATGTGAAAATAATAGTGGTTTGTGATGTTCAAAATCCTTTAATAGGGCCTAATGGTGCTTCTCATATATTTGGAAAACAAAAAGGAGCTAATAAAAATGAAAGAATTTTACTAGATAATAATCTTAAACATTTTTCTCAAATTATTAAAAGAGATTTAGGAAAAGATATTGAAAATATTTCAGGAGCTGGAGCTGCTGGTGGTTTAGGTGGAGGATTAATTGCCTTTTTAAATTCAGAATTAAGAAAAGGAGTTGATATTGTAATAGAATATAGTAAATTAGAAGAAAAATTAAAAGATGCTGATTTAGTTATAACAGGAGAAGGTTGTATAGATGGTCAAACTCGTTTTGGAAAAACTCCTTATGGTGTAGCAAAACTTTCTCAAAAATATAATATTCCTGTTATAGGGATTGCTGGTAGTGTAGGAAAAGATATTGATGTTTTATATGAATGTGGATTTAATTCTATTTTTTCAATACTTCCTAGAATAGAAACTCTTGAAGAAGCAATAAAAAATGGAAAAACTAATATGGAATATATTGGAGAAAATATAGGAAGATTAATTTCTATTTATAAAAAATAA
- a CDS encoding MerR family transcriptional regulator produces the protein MKNKYKISELAKIFNISRQTLLFYHKKDILVPNVIDKNNGYRYYTIEQIWDLLLILTLKKAGFSLDEIKKFGSLKSYDENILFLEKKVKEVEERIKELKQSKKELIKRIENLKEFSIEFENKIEIKEKKNIKWIYYNLKNPKDEIEMISLYDKLNKMMKKYNLEESSYITMTDLSDIENENTIIPVLKIGIEIPYEMDIKGSEVLEINKVLEIKFNSAYNNLLKTYQDVKKYIKEKNYQSSNYSIEISKNVTFSTEEGVGGLIKILVPII, from the coding sequence ATGAAAAATAAATATAAAATTTCAGAATTAGCTAAAATTTTTAATATATCTAGACAAACTCTTTTGTTTTATCATAAAAAAGATATTTTAGTTCCTAATGTTATAGATAAAAATAATGGATATAGATATTATACTATTGAGCAGATTTGGGATTTATTACTTATTTTAACATTAAAAAAAGCTGGATTTTCTTTAGATGAAATTAAAAAATTTGGAAGTTTAAAAAGTTATGATGAAAATATTTTATTTTTAGAGAAAAAAGTAAAAGAGGTAGAGGAAAGAATAAAAGAATTAAAGCAATCTAAAAAAGAGCTTATAAAAAGAATTGAAAACTTAAAAGAGTTTTCTATAGAATTTGAAAATAAAATAGAGATTAAAGAGAAGAAAAATATAAAATGGATATATTATAATTTAAAAAATCCAAAAGATGAGATAGAAATGATTAGTCTTTATGATAAATTAAATAAAATGATGAAAAAATATAATTTGGAAGAATCATCATATATTACAATGACAGACTTAAGTGATATTGAAAATGAAAATACTATTATTCCAGTATTAAAAATTGGAATAGAGATACCTTATGAAATGGATATAAAAGGAAGTGAAGTTTTAGAAATAAATAAAGTTTTAGAGATAAAATTTAATAGTGCTTATAATAATTTATTAAAAACTTATCAAGATGTAAAAAAATATATAAAAGAAAAAAATTATCAATCTTCAAATTATTCAATAGAAATTTCTAAAAATGTAACATTTTCTACTGAAGAGGGAGTAGGAGGATTGATTAAAATTTTGGTTCCAATTATTTAA
- the cobA gene encoding uroporphyrinogen-III C-methyltransferase gives MNKGKVFFIGAGPGDFELLTLKGKRYLEMADCVIYDRLVNKRILSFANKEAELIYLGKENTEGGTLQKIINDTLVEKALSGNFKNIVRLKGGDSFVFGRGGEEIEALEKYNIDFELVPGITSAISVPEYSGIPVTHRNIARSFHVFTGSTADGEGIQNFEIISKLEGTLIFLMGVKNLENICSELIKNGKNPNTPIGIIEKGTTTNQKTYTTVLKEIDKIVDKVTPPAIVIVGEVVNKREIYNWFEKKSLFGKKIIVTREEVQGEAFSREIEKRGGESILIPTIKLTDSMDKFDYSSLKNYQGIMFNSPNGVDFFFKHIPDIRVISNLKIGAIGSKTASQLKKYKIIPDIVPEEYLSENLAKSMIDITKENDNILIITSDASPILEKELSEKYKRNFKKFIGYFNSKIEIKNEILEKKLKEATHITFFSGSSVESFFSNLEDISLLPPEIKIISLGPSTTKVIKKYIDKNIIQCKIYTGEEVLKVLENN, from the coding sequence ATGAATAAAGGAAAAGTTTTTTTTATAGGAGCAGGTCCTGGAGATTTTGAACTTCTTACTCTAAAAGGAAAAAGATATTTAGAAATGGCTGATTGTGTCATCTATGATAGATTGGTTAATAAAAGAATTTTATCTTTTGCAAATAAGGAAGCTGAACTTATATATTTAGGAAAAGAAAATACAGAAGGTGGAACTTTACAAAAAATTATAAATGATACTTTAGTTGAAAAAGCTCTTTCTGGAAATTTTAAAAATATAGTGAGATTAAAAGGTGGAGATTCTTTTGTCTTTGGTAGAGGTGGAGAGGAAATAGAAGCCTTAGAGAAATATAATATAGATTTTGAACTTGTCCCAGGAATAACATCAGCAATAAGTGTTCCTGAATACAGTGGAATTCCTGTTACTCATAGAAATATAGCTCGTTCTTTTCATGTTTTTACAGGGTCTACTGCTGATGGAGAGGGAATACAAAATTTTGAAATAATAAGTAAGTTAGAGGGAACTTTAATATTTTTAATGGGAGTTAAAAATTTAGAAAATATTTGCTCTGAGCTTATAAAAAATGGAAAAAATCCAAATACTCCCATAGGAATTATTGAAAAAGGTACTACCACAAATCAAAAAACTTATACGACTGTTTTAAAAGAAATAGATAAAATTGTAGATAAAGTAACTCCTCCAGCTATTGTTATAGTAGGAGAAGTTGTTAATAAGAGAGAAATATATAATTGGTTTGAGAAGAAATCTCTTTTTGGGAAAAAAATAATAGTTACTAGAGAAGAGGTACAAGGAGAAGCTTTTTCAAGAGAGATTGAAAAAAGAGGAGGAGAAAGTATCCTTATTCCTACAATAAAACTAACTGATTCTATGGATAAATTTGATTATTCATCTTTAAAAAATTATCAAGGAATTATGTTTAACTCCCCTAATGGAGTTGATTTTTTCTTCAAACATATTCCTGATATAAGAGTTATTTCAAATCTAAAAATAGGAGCTATTGGAAGTAAAACTGCAAGTCAATTAAAAAAATATAAAATAATTCCAGATATAGTTCCAGAGGAATATTTAAGTGAAAATTTAGCAAAATCTATGATAGATATAACAAAGGAAAATGATAATATTCTTATAATTACTTCTGATGCTTCACCAATATTAGAAAAAGAATTATCAGAAAAATATAAAAGAAATTTTAAAAAATTTATAGGATATTTCAATTCTAAAATTGAAATAAAAAATGAAATATTAGAGAAAAAATTAAAAGAAGCAACACATATTACTTTTTTTAGTGGCTCTTCTGTAGAAAGTTTTTTCTCTAATTTAGAAGATATATCTTTATTACCTCCTGAAATAAAAATTATTTCATTAGGACCCTCTACAACAAAAGTAATAAAAAAATATATAGATAAAAATATTATTCAATGTAAAATTTATACAGGGGAAGAAGTTTTAAAAGTTTTAGAAAACAATTAA
- the ilvA gene encoding threonine ammonia-lyase, with protein sequence MVNDVTLEMIKDAAYTIKDSIKRTQLMECPTLFEITGNRIFFKLENLQKTGSFKIRGAMNKIMNLTEEEKARGVIASSAGNHAQGVALGATSLGIKSTIVMPGTAPLSKVAATKNYGAEVVQVGTVYDEAYQKACEIQKETGATFLHPFDDPYVIAGQGTIGLEILEDLENVDIVIVPIGGGGIISGIAKAIKSIKKNVKIIGVEPANAPSMKEAIKLGHPTTVKVTPTIADGIAVARAGELTYKLISEYVDEIVTVTEDELAKSLLFLLEKSKVLAEGAGASPLAAVLAGKIQEKGKNICCVVSGGNADITAVERIINKALVLAGRKVELNVIVEDRFGELNKLLSILAHEKASVLSINQTMYSSNLPINSQLATVAIECMDADHRDKIIKTIKEAGFQMR encoded by the coding sequence ATGGTTAATGATGTTACTTTAGAAATGATTAAAGATGCTGCTTACACGATTAAAGATTCAATTAAAAGAACTCAATTAATGGAATGTCCTACTCTTTTTGAAATAACAGGAAATAGAATATTTTTTAAATTGGAGAATTTACAAAAAACAGGTTCTTTTAAAATAAGAGGAGCCATGAATAAAATTATGAATCTTACAGAAGAAGAAAAAGCAAGAGGAGTTATAGCTTCTTCAGCTGGAAACCATGCTCAAGGAGTAGCTTTAGGAGCTACAAGTCTTGGAATAAAATCTACTATTGTTATGCCTGGTACAGCTCCTTTATCAAAAGTGGCTGCTACAAAAAATTATGGAGCTGAAGTAGTTCAAGTAGGAACTGTTTATGATGAGGCTTATCAAAAAGCTTGTGAAATTCAAAAAGAAACAGGAGCTACATTTTTACATCCTTTTGATGACCCATATGTTATAGCTGGACAAGGAACTATAGGTTTAGAAATTTTAGAAGATTTAGAAAATGTAGATATAGTTATTGTTCCTATTGGTGGAGGAGGAATAATATCTGGTATAGCAAAAGCTATAAAATCTATTAAGAAAAATGTAAAAATTATAGGAGTAGAACCAGCCAATGCTCCATCAATGAAAGAAGCTATAAAATTAGGACATCCAACAACTGTAAAAGTTACTCCTACTATAGCTGATGGAATAGCTGTGGCTAGAGCTGGAGAACTTACTTATAAACTTATTTCTGAATATGTTGATGAGATAGTGACTGTTACAGAAGATGAGTTAGCAAAAAGTTTATTATTCTTATTAGAAAAAAGTAAAGTATTGGCTGAGGGAGCTGGAGCTTCTCCACTAGCTGCTGTTTTGGCTGGAAAAATCCAAGAAAAAGGAAAAAATATTTGTTGTGTAGTTTCTGGAGGAAATGCTGATATAACAGCTGTTGAAAGAATTATAAATAAAGCTTTAGTTCTAGCTGGTAGAAAAGTAGAACTTAATGTTATTGTAGAAGATAGATTTGGAGAATTAAATAAACTTTTATCTATTTTAGCTCATGAAAAAGCAAGTGTCCTAAGTATAAATCAAACTATGTATAGTTCAAATCTTCCTATAAATTCTCAATTAGCTACAGTGGCTATAGAATGTATGGACGCTGACCATAGAGATAAAATAATAAAAACTATAAAAGAAGCTGGATTCCAAATGAGATAA
- a CDS encoding MATE family efflux transporter, producing MKTNFETENITTLFFKFAIPGILGMLIVSAQMMIDGAFLGRFVGPLGLAGVNLSMPLVNLLMSVGLMICIGGGVIASIYRGNKKINNSQEIATITLSLLFIVLEVLSIIIILNLDFFIKFLGANKEIYSYVKDYLFILILGTFLFTSPIFTETFVRIEEKPNYVFLSGVVGLIVNISLDYLFIVKLNLGMKGGALATIIATTCSFLALISNIKFKKPKNLKEYKTDIKNIFYNGSSEMLTVVASTVATYLFNRVIMAKVGVLGVSALTIIFYINQILNISLYGLSQALQPIVAYNVGAKNIEKIKKVLKISFISGGTLGVIVYIGSHIFGIEIIKIFAKENQELILLADEALFFISFAYLLEFINIISSSFLTAIERPLESVIVSLCRSIIFVTIPLFILPNIIGPKGIWMTTPIAEFLCLLVSFYLMKKSINSLKRRLG from the coding sequence ATGAAAACAAATTTTGAAACTGAAAATATCACTACTTTATTTTTTAAATTTGCTATACCAGGTATACTTGGGATGTTAATCGTTTCAGCTCAAATGATGATTGATGGAGCCTTTTTAGGAAGGTTTGTTGGTCCTTTAGGTCTTGCTGGAGTAAATTTATCAATGCCTCTTGTTAATTTGTTAATGAGTGTTGGTCTTATGATTTGTATAGGTGGAGGAGTTATTGCTAGTATATATAGAGGAAATAAAAAAATAAATAACTCTCAAGAAATAGCTACTATAACTCTATCATTATTATTTATTGTATTAGAAGTTTTATCAATAATTATAATTTTAAATTTAGATTTTTTTATAAAATTTTTAGGAGCTAATAAAGAGATTTATAGTTATGTAAAAGATTATTTATTTATTTTAATATTGGGAACTTTTCTTTTTACTTCCCCAATCTTTACAGAAACTTTTGTTAGAATAGAGGAAAAACCAAACTATGTTTTTTTAAGTGGAGTAGTGGGACTTATAGTAAATATCTCTTTAGATTATCTTTTCATTGTTAAATTAAATTTAGGAATGAAAGGTGGAGCTTTAGCCACTATAATAGCTACTACTTGTTCTTTCTTAGCCCTTATCTCTAATATAAAATTTAAAAAACCTAAAAATTTAAAAGAATATAAAACTGATATAAAAAATATTTTTTATAATGGAAGTTCAGAGATGTTAACAGTTGTAGCTTCAACTGTAGCCACATATCTATTTAATAGAGTTATAATGGCAAAAGTCGGAGTTCTTGGAGTTTCAGCTCTTACAATTATTTTTTATATAAATCAAATTTTAAATATTTCTCTTTATGGTTTATCTCAAGCTCTTCAACCAATTGTTGCTTATAATGTAGGGGCTAAAAATATTGAGAAAATTAAAAAAGTTTTAAAAATTTCTTTTATTTCTGGTGGAACTTTAGGAGTTATTGTATATATTGGAAGTCATATTTTTGGAATTGAAATAATTAAAATTTTTGCTAAAGAAAATCAAGAATTGATTTTATTAGCTGATGAAGCTTTATTTTTTATAAGTTTTGCTTATTTATTAGAATTTATAAATATAATCTCATCTTCATTTTTAACAGCAATAGAAAGACCTTTGGAGTCTGTTATTGTTTCTTTATGTAGGTCTATTATATTTGTAACTATTCCTCTTTTCATCCTTCCTAACATTATAGGTCCAAAAGGAATTTGGATGACAACACCTATAGCTGAATTCCTTTGTCTTTTAGTTTCTTTTTATTTAATGAAAAAATCTATAAATTCTTTAAAAAGAAGATTAGGATAA
- the hemC gene encoding hydroxymethylbilane synthase: MDWIIGGTKDSRNFIEKILKTENFSKDFIVTVVTEYGKKLLEDYNINVLVKAMDKNQMEKFILSNSIDRVFDFSHPYAANVSENIIEISKKLNIEYYRFQREDIEKTNIQNNFLYFSNIQEIIDYIKNISENILVTLGSNQIESFSILPNLKNIYFRILPTKVSVEKLENSNIMAKNIIALQGPFSKEFNKAIFKNYNIKYLITKESGNIGGELEKLESAIEENIKVLILKRPLLNYPWITSDINQIIKVYQERKSMKKNFVIGTRGSILALAQTEIVKNILEKKYPNYTFEIKKIVTTGDKDLTTNWGSGGTSIKSFFTKEIEKELLENTIDFAVHSMKDMPSENPKGLVFSGVPQREDNRDVFISKSGLKLSQLPENPIIGTSSLRRGECIKVLRPDAIIKPLRGNIHTRLRKLEEENYDGIVLASAGLIRTGLENKITEFFDVEDVIPAPAQGALCIQYKEGNTEVKNILDSISCEVTTKIIKLEREFSKIFDGGCHTPIGCSIKLITDNDCEEFIEVIGMYCFNNKVLKKKLRGPLRYGDILINNLAEILKGDINE, from the coding sequence ATGGATTGGATTATAGGTGGAACAAAAGACTCTAGAAATTTTATAGAAAAAATTTTGAAAACGGAAAATTTTTCAAAAGATTTTATTGTAACTGTTGTTACTGAATATGGAAAAAAATTATTAGAGGATTATAATATAAATGTTTTAGTAAAAGCTATGGATAAAAACCAAATGGAAAAATTTATTCTTTCTAATTCGATAGATAGAGTTTTTGATTTTAGTCATCCATATGCAGCAAATGTATCTGAAAATATAATTGAAATTTCTAAAAAATTAAATATTGAGTATTATAGATTTCAAAGAGAAGATATAGAAAAAACTAATATTCAAAATAATTTCTTATATTTCTCAAATATTCAAGAAATAATAGACTATATAAAAAATATTTCAGAAAATATTTTAGTAACTTTAGGAAGTAACCAGATAGAAAGTTTTTCTATTCTTCCGAATTTAAAAAATATATATTTTAGAATTTTACCAACTAAAGTTTCTGTTGAAAAACTAGAAAATTCTAATATAATGGCAAAAAATATAATAGCTTTACAAGGACCTTTTTCAAAGGAATTTAATAAAGCTATTTTTAAAAATTATAATATTAAATATCTTATCACTAAAGAAAGTGGAAATATTGGTGGAGAATTAGAAAAATTAGAAAGTGCCATTGAAGAAAATATAAAAGTTCTTATATTAAAAAGACCTCTTTTGAATTATCCTTGGATAACTTCAGATATAAATCAGATAATAAAAGTTTATCAGGAAAGGAAAAGTATGAAAAAAAATTTTGTAATAGGTACTAGAGGAAGTATATTAGCTCTTGCTCAGACAGAAATAGTAAAAAATATTCTTGAAAAAAAATATCCAAATTACACTTTTGAAATAAAGAAAATAGTTACAACAGGAGATAAAGATTTAACTACTAATTGGGGAAGTGGTGGAACTTCTATAAAAAGTTTTTTTACAAAAGAGATTGAAAAAGAGTTACTTGAAAATACAATAGATTTTGCAGTTCATTCAATGAAAGATATGCCAAGCGAAAATCCTAAAGGACTTGTATTTAGTGGAGTACCTCAAAGAGAAGATAATAGAGATGTCTTTATTTCAAAATCTGGTTTAAAACTTAGTCAGTTACCAGAAAATCCAATTATAGGAACAAGTTCTTTAAGAAGAGGTGAATGTATAAAAGTCTTAAGACCTGATGCAATAATAAAACCTCTTCGTGGAAATATCCATACTAGACTTAGAAAATTAGAAGAAGAAAATTATGATGGAATAGTTTTAGCAAGTGCTGGTCTCATTAGAACAGGTTTAGAAAATAAAATTACAGAATTTTTTGATGTAGAAGATGTAATTCCAGCTCCAGCTCAAGGAGCTTTATGTATTCAATATAAAGAAGGAAACACAGAGGTAAAAAATATTTTAGATAGTATTTCTTGTGAAGTAACTACTAAAATCATAAAACTTGAAAGAGAATTTTCAAAAATATTTGATGGTGGTTGTCATACTCCAATTGGTTGTAGTATAAAACTTATAACAGATAATGATTGTGAAGAGTTTATTGAAGTTATTGGGATGTATTGTTTCAATAATAAAGTATTAAAGAAAAAATTAAGAGGACCTTTAAGATATGGAGATATTTTAATCAATAATCTAGCAGAAATTTTAAAAGGTGATATTAATGAATAA